GGCACGAGCGAGGTGACGACGCCACCCCCGCCGATGCCCGCCCGGGAACTGCCGCCGTTTCCGATGGTCCGGGCTGGGTGGTCGCTCCCAGCGGCTCCTGCTGCCCTGGCGGCCTGGTCGGCTGCGGCGGACGGACTCGCCTCGGCGTTCCCGCCGAATCCGGCGGTCTCGGGACGAAGCGCCCCCTTTGTTGTGACTGCACCAACCGCCCCAACTGCCCCGGCCAGCCCGGCCGTTCCGGCTTCGGCGGGCGAAGCCGCCCGGCGTGGGGCCAGTGCCGGGGCGTGGAAGGCGCCGATCACCGCCGCCACGCGGCGCGTTGTGCCTGCCGCCTCGGTGATCGTGCGGCGCATGTGGGACTCGCGGGCCAGGTCCGTCTGGGGTACTCCGCCCGCCGTCGACGCGTCGTGGCGCAGTGCCCAGCCGACGCCGAGTGCCGCGCGGCGTACCGCCTCCGGTGGGCAGTCAGGTGCGCGGACCTCCACCGTTCTGTCCCACAGGTCGTCGCCGTCGCGGCCCGTGCCGGACGCGTCCAGCGCGGCGGCGAACGCGGTTCCTCGGCGGTCCGGGCCCGCGTCGGAATCCCTCGGCGTCCAGCCAGGGTCGGACAACGGCAGGTCGCAGCAGCGCACTTCGACGCCGTGGTCCCTGGCCCAGCGGATCGCCGCGAGTTCCGGGGAGAAGTCGGCGAACGGGTAGAAGCCCAGGCGTCCGTCCTCGTGGGCGCCGGCGAGCGCCACCGGTGCCACCGTGCCGGGGGCGGCGAGATGGGTCAGCCACGGCTGGAAGTCCGTCGGCAGCTCGACACAGATCACGTCGGCGCCCGAGGCGTCCAGCAGCGCCGGTATCGCCGCGGCCAGCGCGGGGCTGTGGTGCCGTACCCCGATCAGGTACGGCTCCACGCAGCCCGCGAGCGCGCTCACCGCGTCCCGGGGATCACTGGCGGCACTGTCGTCCGCGGTGGTGTCCACCGCCTGCGCGCCGCTCAACGCAGGTTCTCCCTGAGGTCCCAGAGCCGCCGCCACATCTCCGCGCCGTCCTCGGCGCGGCGTCGTACCGGTCCGTCCCAGTACCCCAACAGCCGCCCGTGGTCGGTCTGGTCGTCCTTGAGGACCACCCCGAGCAAGTGTCCAGGGACCAGGTCGAGCAGCTCCCCACCGGGCAGATACGCCGCTGCCACCCCGAGCGACGCGGCGACCTGCACGGCTTCCGCCGTGGACATCACGGTGCCCGGCCGCTCCACGTCCCAGCCCTCGGCCGAGCGACCGCTGCGCAGATCGCGGAAGACGGTGACCAGCACGTCCAGGACGGCGTCGTCCACCCCGTACGCCGTACCCGCGCGCTCCACGGCCGCCGTGGCCTGCCGGCGCACGAGCGCGGTCTCCGCGTCCGCGTCGGCGATGGGATGGATCGTCTCGAAGTTGAAGCGCCGCTTGAGCGCTGCGGACATCTCCGAGACACCCCGGTCCCGGAGGTTGGCCGTCGCGATCACGCTGAAGCCGGGGACGGCCGCGGCCTGCGCGTCGTCCGTGCCCGCGAGTTCCGGCACGCTCAGCCGACGGTCGGACAGGATCGACACGAGCGCGTCCTGCACCTCCGGCAGACAGCGGGTGATCTCCTCGATCCGGGCGACCCGGCCGGTGCGCATCGCGGTGAGCACCGGGGAGGCGACCAGGGCCTGTGGTGTGGGGCCCTGGGCGAGCAGCAGCGCGTAGTTCCAGCCGTAGCGGAAGGCGTCCTCGGTGGTGCCCGCGGTGCCCTGCACGGTGAGGGCGCTGGTGCCGCTGACGGCGGCGGCCAGCAGTTCGGAGAGCATCGACTTCGCGGTGCCCGGTTCGCCGACGAGCAGCAGGCCGCGCTCACCGGCGAGGGTGACCACGCACCGCTCCACCAGGGCGCGTTCGCCGATGAACTTGGGGGCGACGGTCAGCCGCGCGGGCAGCCCGGCGTGGGTCCCCGTCAGCCGCAGCGCCTCGTCGCCGCTGCCGCAGATGAAGGTGACCACCGCGCGCGGGGTCAGCGCCCAGCCGGGTGGGCGCGGGCCGTCGTCGTACGCGGCGAGAAAGGCGAGTTCGGCGGCGTACCGTTCCTCGGCCGGCAGGGACTGCCGGCTCGCGGGGGCGGTCGCCCCGGTGTCCGTCCGGGTGTCTGTCCGGGTCGTCATGCAGAGTCCTCGTTCGGGTGAAGTGAAGTGAAGTAGTGCGGTGGGACAGGGGAGTTGGAGTGAGTGGGGCGGGGTGGCTCGGCACCCCGCCCCGGCCGCACGGTCAGCCCCGGCCGCCCCGCCCGGCGCGCCGCGTCTTGAGCTCGTCGAACCGAGGGACGTCGCCCTCCTTGATCCGCTGCCAGGCCCTGCGGTAGAGGTCGGCCACCGGCTCGGTGGGCGCGATCACGTCGAGCGGCGCGCCCTCCGCGCTGACCAGGTCGAACAGCGGCAGCTTCCACCGCTCCAGCGGGGCCGCCGCCGACCCGGTGACCGTCCAGCCGCCCGGCAGGAAGAGCGAACGCCTGGCCCCGGTGCGGGTCGCGCCGACCACCAGGTCGGTGGCCGCCAGTTCCTCGCGCGCCGCCTCGATACGGGCGGCTCCGCCGCGCCGCCGCTTCCAGCCCGTCCACCGGACGACATTGGTGTCGGTCGGATCGGGCATCGCCAGCAGCATCAGATAGAGCACGGCGGCGTCCTCACTGATGCCGCACTCCTTGGCCACCTCCACGACCAGGTCGGGGACGGAGCGGCCGGGATCCTGGGGATACCAGGTGCCGTCCTTGTCCCGCTCTCCGGCCACCGGTTCGCCCGGGTCGCCGAGGAGCGCCGTGAAGCGCGGGTCGCGGGCGACGCGCAGACCCGCCTCGGCGGGGAACAGCTGCTGGGCGTTGGCGCTCTGCCCGGACCCGTACCCGCCGACGCCTCGGAGGACCGGCAGGTACGGGTCACCACCTGCCTCGTCCAGCAGCGCCACACGGATCGCGGGCTTCGGCTGGTCGTCGGACGTCGCCATGACCACCGCGCCGAAGCGTTCGTAGCCTGCGCCGGTCTCGGTGGGCGCCCCGGCCGCCTTACGGAAGGCGGACAGGTGCACGTACCGGCCCACGCTGAGCATCAGCTCCGGGTTGGCCAGCCGCTCCCGCACCACGCTCAGCACGCCCGGAAGCAGCGCCCGGACCGGATGACCGGCCGGCAGCCGGTGGGCCAGCCACGCGGCCGTCGCGATCACGGTCGTCAGCGCGCCCGTGTCGAACACGGTGGTGTCCTTTCCGGCGGGAACGACATGGTCACCCTCCACCTGCCAGGGCGCGTCGACCGCCAACTGCGGTTCGCCGGACGGGTCGATGAGCGCCCGCAGGGTCCGCTCCGCCGTCCAGGACGACCGCACGGCCCGGACCGCCTCCGACACGAGCAGCAGCATCTCCTCGGAGACAGGGGTCCGCCGGCCCAGCGCGCTGTTCCAGATCTCGGCCGCCGCGGCGACGTCGGGCCCCTCTGTCCACAGCCGGGCGGGCTCCGCCGGCAGCAACGCCGCCACGACGGCCCGCCGGACGCCGAC
The nucleotide sequence above comes from Streptomyces sp. NBC_01716. Encoded proteins:
- a CDS encoding ATP-binding protein, whose protein sequence is MTTRTDTRTDTGATAPASRQSLPAEERYAAELAFLAAYDDGPRPPGWALTPRAVVTFICGSGDEALRLTGTHAGLPARLTVAPKFIGERALVERCVVTLAGERGLLLVGEPGTAKSMLSELLAAAVSGTSALTVQGTAGTTEDAFRYGWNYALLLAQGPTPQALVASPVLTAMRTGRVARIEEITRCLPEVQDALVSILSDRRLSVPELAGTDDAQAAAVPGFSVIATANLRDRGVSEMSAALKRRFNFETIHPIADADAETALVRRQATAAVERAGTAYGVDDAVLDVLVTVFRDLRSGRSAEGWDVERPGTVMSTAEAVQVAASLGVAAAYLPGGELLDLVPGHLLGVVLKDDQTDHGRLLGYWDGPVRRRAEDGAEMWRRLWDLRENLR